The following proteins are co-located in the Polymorphospora rubra genome:
- a CDS encoding nucleotidyltransferase family protein: MHAVILAGGKGVRLRPYTTALPKPLVPIGDDHAVLEIVLHQLSACGFTSVTLAINHLGPLIKAFVGDGSRWGLHVDYTEERVPLSTVGPLFALRDRLPEHFVVMNGDVLTDLDFADLLHTHTLSGGALTVATAARSVGIEFGVLDLHDGRIVGFTEKPTFRYRVSMGVYGMSRRTLAPYPDGLPLGFDQLVLDLLARDEQPTSYDFTGYWVDIGQPEDYDEANRNFAELRPILLRHRQEEKV, translated from the coding sequence ATGCACGCAGTAATCCTGGCCGGCGGCAAGGGCGTACGGCTGCGGCCGTACACGACCGCCCTGCCCAAACCGCTGGTCCCGATCGGCGATGACCACGCCGTACTGGAAATCGTCCTGCATCAGCTCTCCGCCTGCGGGTTCACCTCGGTGACCCTGGCGATCAACCACCTGGGGCCGCTGATCAAGGCGTTCGTCGGTGACGGGTCCCGCTGGGGACTGCACGTCGACTACACCGAGGAACGCGTTCCACTGTCCACCGTGGGGCCGCTGTTCGCCCTGCGCGACCGGCTGCCCGAGCACTTCGTGGTGATGAACGGCGACGTCCTGACCGACCTCGACTTCGCCGACCTGCTGCACACCCACACACTGTCCGGCGGCGCACTGACGGTGGCGACGGCGGCGCGCAGCGTCGGGATCGAATTCGGCGTGCTCGACCTGCACGACGGCCGGATCGTCGGGTTCACCGAGAAGCCCACCTTCCGCTACCGGGTGAGCATGGGCGTCTACGGCATGTCGCGGCGCACGCTGGCCCCGTACCCCGACGGTCTGCCCCTCGGCTTCGACCAGCTCGTGCTCGACCTGCTGGCCCGCGACGAGCAGCCGACCAGCTACGACTTCACCGGCTACTGGGTCGACATCGGACAGCCCGAGGACTACGACGAGGCCAACCGCAACTTCGCCGAACTGCGGCCGATCCTGCTGCGCCACCGGCAGGAGGAGAAGGTATGA
- a CDS encoding nucleotide sugar dehydrogenase, with translation MPSTIGVVGMGYVGLTLTAALARKGFTVHGADTAPAVVESLSNGRPHIFEPGVQDVLAQTVGRTVLVDTELPEGTVDVAVICVSTPVDERTHRPDLTNLAAAAEQVARSCGPETLVVVRSTVPVGTSRAVVLPVLLRAWGRARLVMAPERTIQGQALRELVELPQVVGGLDDDSLRAGLDFFGGLAARLVPVSSLEAAELVKLSNNCHTDLIYAYGNEIALIAERHGLDPLEVIRAANVDYPRPDLARPGYVGGGCLSKDPYIMIESAGDRAPYLVGRARELNEHLPVHVAERVVDLIRERAGATEGARLAVLGWAYKGWPATDDMRGTPIATMMPVFAAAGLTVLGHDPLVTPEVIRRYGGEPVSLDKAFSDSDAVLVVNDHPDYRAIQVDSVLGAGRPKLIYDSWRILDEEAITAAGVGYAGLGYRSAVVR, from the coding sequence GTGCCAAGCACCATCGGAGTCGTCGGCATGGGATACGTCGGCCTCACCCTGACCGCCGCGCTGGCCCGCAAGGGCTTCACCGTCCACGGCGCCGACACCGCGCCGGCGGTGGTCGAGTCGCTGTCCAACGGCCGGCCGCACATCTTCGAGCCGGGCGTGCAGGACGTGCTCGCGCAGACCGTCGGCCGGACCGTCCTGGTCGACACCGAGCTTCCCGAGGGCACCGTCGACGTCGCGGTGATCTGCGTGTCGACGCCGGTCGACGAGCGGACGCACCGTCCCGACCTGACCAACCTGGCCGCGGCGGCGGAGCAGGTGGCCCGGTCGTGCGGCCCGGAAACCCTGGTCGTGGTCCGCAGCACGGTGCCGGTCGGCACCAGCCGGGCGGTCGTGCTGCCGGTGCTGCTGCGGGCGTGGGGACGGGCCCGGCTGGTGATGGCGCCGGAACGCACCATCCAGGGCCAGGCGCTGCGCGAACTGGTCGAACTGCCGCAGGTCGTCGGCGGGCTCGACGACGACAGCCTGCGCGCCGGCCTGGACTTCTTCGGCGGCCTGGCGGCCCGGCTGGTCCCGGTGTCCAGCCTGGAGGCGGCCGAACTGGTGAAGCTGTCGAACAACTGCCACACCGACCTGATCTACGCGTACGGCAACGAGATCGCGCTGATCGCCGAACGGCACGGCCTCGATCCGCTGGAGGTGATCCGGGCGGCGAACGTCGACTACCCCCGCCCCGACCTGGCCCGGCCCGGGTACGTCGGCGGCGGCTGCCTCTCCAAGGACCCGTACATCATGATCGAAAGCGCCGGTGACCGGGCGCCGTACCTGGTCGGCCGGGCCCGGGAACTCAACGAGCATCTGCCGGTCCACGTCGCCGAACGGGTCGTCGACCTGATCCGTGAGCGGGCCGGCGCGACCGAGGGCGCCCGGCTGGCGGTGCTCGGCTGGGCGTACAAGGGCTGGCCGGCCACCGACGACATGCGGGGCACCCCGATCGCCACGATGATGCCGGTCTTCGCGGCGGCCGGGCTCACCGTCCTCGGCCACGACCCGCTGGTCACCCCGGAGGTGATCCGCCGGTACGGCGGCGAGCCGGTCAGCCTCGACAAGGCGTTCAGCGACTCCGACGCCGTACTCGTGGTCAACGACCACCCGGACTACCGGGCCATCCAGGTCGACTCGGTGCTCGGCGCCGGCCGACCCAAGCTGATCTACGACTCGTGGCGGATCCTCGACGAGGAGGCGATCACCGCCGCCGGGGTCGGCTACGCCGGGCTCGGCTACCGGTCGGCGGTCGTCCGGTGA
- a CDS encoding NAD-dependent epimerase/dehydratase family protein: MSGRIVVFGGSGFIGRQVCRVLAADPRVGVVVRPGRDRLDLLDGTVDALAELLREIRPDAVVNCTGALSGSGHDLIRANTAVTAKLVEAIAIAAPGIRFVRLGSAGEYGRVPSDTSVAEDDPTDPVSEYGVSHLAATRLLELASATGQVDGITVRVFNPIGPGLHEENMLGRAARLIHDARRSGAGSICLGPLSAYRDFVDVRDVAGGVVAALLAPEPGARVFNLASGRAVQSRDLVRLLAAEAGFTGGIQERAAAPGRSAAVDWMCGDGSRAARLLGWTPAYELPDSVKAVWAGVDER, translated from the coding sequence ATGAGCGGGCGCATCGTCGTCTTCGGCGGGTCGGGGTTCATCGGGCGGCAGGTGTGCCGGGTGCTGGCCGCCGACCCGCGGGTCGGCGTCGTCGTCCGGCCCGGCCGCGACCGCCTCGACCTGCTCGACGGTACGGTCGACGCGCTGGCCGAACTGCTGCGCGAGATCCGGCCGGACGCGGTCGTCAACTGCACCGGCGCACTGTCCGGCAGCGGCCACGACCTGATCCGGGCCAACACCGCGGTGACCGCGAAGCTGGTCGAGGCGATCGCGATCGCGGCACCCGGCATCCGGTTCGTCCGGCTCGGCTCCGCCGGCGAGTACGGCCGGGTGCCGTCGGACACCTCGGTCGCCGAGGACGACCCGACCGACCCGGTCAGCGAGTACGGCGTCAGCCACCTCGCGGCGACCCGGCTGCTGGAGCTGGCCAGCGCCACCGGGCAGGTCGACGGAATCACGGTACGGGTGTTCAACCCGATCGGACCCGGGCTGCACGAGGAGAACATGCTCGGCCGGGCGGCCCGGCTGATCCACGACGCGCGGCGGTCCGGCGCCGGGTCGATCTGCCTGGGACCGCTGTCGGCGTACCGGGACTTCGTCGACGTACGCGACGTGGCCGGCGGCGTCGTCGCCGCGCTGCTCGCCCCCGAGCCGGGCGCGCGGGTGTTCAACCTGGCCAGCGGCCGGGCGGTCCAGTCCCGCGACCTGGTCCGGCTGCTCGCCGCCGAGGCCGGCTTCACCGGCGGCATCCAGGAGCGGGCGGCGGCACCGGGCCGGTCGGCGGCCGTCGACTGGATGTGCGGCGACGGCTCGCGGGCGGCCCGGCTGCTGGGCTGGACGCCGGCGTACGAACTGCCCGACTCGGTCAAGGCCGTCTGGGCCGGGGTGGACGAGCGTTGA
- a CDS encoding dioxygenase family protein — protein sequence MVTYPLDRHLAAAVPASRTRRSWTPDDGPLPALYLSHGAPPLFEDTGWMTQLFDWAHGLPKPKAILVVSAHWESAPLSLSGSAAGTPLVYDFGGFARRYYEMTYATPDAGALARRVAAAMPDTEPVHEHRGRGLDHGAWVPLKVMYPAGDVPVLQMSLPTHDPHRLLELGRRLRPLRHEGVLVVGSGFMTHGLPFLRREDVQGTAQPPGWSRDFDAWAADALARGDVETLADYAHKAPGMPYAHPTVEHYTPLFVTLGAAEQPDKPVTTTIDGYFMGLSKRSFQAA from the coding sequence GTGGTCACCTATCCGCTCGACCGGCACCTGGCCGCCGCCGTCCCGGCCAGCCGTACCCGGCGCTCCTGGACCCCCGACGACGGTCCGCTGCCCGCGCTCTACCTCAGCCACGGCGCCCCGCCGCTGTTCGAGGACACCGGGTGGATGACGCAGCTCTTCGACTGGGCGCACGGGCTGCCGAAGCCGAAGGCGATCCTCGTCGTCAGCGCGCACTGGGAGTCGGCCCCGCTGAGCCTGTCCGGCTCCGCCGCCGGCACCCCGCTCGTCTACGACTTCGGCGGCTTCGCCCGCCGCTACTACGAGATGACGTACGCCACCCCGGACGCGGGCGCGCTGGCCCGACGGGTGGCCGCCGCCATGCCGGACACCGAGCCGGTGCACGAGCACCGCGGCCGGGGACTCGACCACGGGGCGTGGGTGCCGCTCAAGGTGATGTATCCGGCCGGCGACGTGCCCGTACTCCAGATGAGCCTGCCCACCCACGACCCGCACCGGCTGCTCGAACTCGGCCGGCGGCTGCGGCCGCTGCGCCACGAGGGTGTGCTCGTCGTCGGCTCGGGTTTCATGACGCACGGGCTGCCGTTCCTGCGCCGCGAGGACGTCCAGGGCACCGCGCAGCCGCCGGGCTGGTCGCGGGACTTCGACGCGTGGGCCGCCGACGCGCTGGCCCGCGGCGATGTCGAGACGCTGGCCGACTACGCGCACAAGGCGCCCGGGATGCCGTACGCCCATCCGACGGTCGAGCACTACACGCCGTTGTTCGTCACCCTCGGCGCGGCCGAACAACCCGACAAACCGGTTACCACCACCATCGACGGCTATTTCATGGGACTGTCGAAGCGGTCGTTCCAGGCCGCCTGA
- the pelF gene encoding GT4 family glycosyltransferase PelF yields MRIALVSEGTYPYVTGGVSVWCDQLIRGLPEHRWEMVALSVDGSERPLWPAPPNLDRLTPLPLWGARPAIRPGAPGADFRAAYAAFLSAVLSPREPRPVQAEARRNRFLLSLRQMHEYAASGGDLTGALLSNTALTMTLDAWHGLHIDSEERITLADAVGALWLLEHMLRPLSAPPVRADLVHAAMNGLSMLVAMTARWRYGTPSVMSEHGMYLRERYLGFLDEDAPHAVKVLLLSFFRELTGAGYLMVDTLAPHSIYNRRWQLHNGADPDRMSTVYNGIDPDVFRPAATEPANPTIAFLGRIDPLKDLHTLIRAFSIVRAKIPDARLRMFGEAPADGLEYLDSCRKLIAELGLTGAATLEGRAGDPVQAYADGSIVALTSISEGFPYTVVEAMACGRPVVATNVGGVAEAIGNTGMVVPPRDAAAVARACVHLLRDHRLRAQLGAQARTRVLEHFTVDQSLDAYRRIYRDTLLAAGR; encoded by the coding sequence GTGAGGATCGCTCTGGTGTCCGAGGGCACCTACCCGTATGTGACGGGCGGGGTCAGCGTCTGGTGCGACCAGCTCATCCGTGGTCTGCCCGAACACCGCTGGGAGATGGTGGCGTTGTCGGTCGACGGGTCGGAACGACCCCTGTGGCCGGCACCGCCCAACCTCGACCGGCTCACCCCGCTCCCGCTGTGGGGGGCGCGCCCGGCCATTCGGCCGGGCGCGCCCGGGGCGGACTTCCGGGCGGCGTACGCGGCGTTCCTCAGCGCCGTGCTGAGCCCGCGCGAACCGCGGCCGGTCCAGGCCGAGGCCAGACGCAACCGGTTCCTGCTCTCCCTGCGGCAGATGCACGAGTACGCCGCCAGCGGCGGTGACCTGACCGGTGCCCTGCTGTCGAACACCGCACTGACGATGACCCTGGACGCCTGGCACGGGCTGCACATCGACTCCGAGGAACGCATCACCCTCGCCGACGCCGTCGGGGCGCTGTGGCTGCTCGAGCACATGCTGCGCCCGCTGTCGGCCCCACCGGTGCGCGCCGACCTGGTCCACGCCGCCATGAACGGCCTGAGCATGCTGGTCGCGATGACCGCCCGGTGGCGGTACGGCACCCCGTCGGTGATGTCGGAGCACGGCATGTACCTGCGCGAACGCTATCTCGGCTTCCTCGACGAGGACGCGCCGCACGCGGTGAAGGTGCTGCTGCTGAGCTTCTTCCGGGAGCTGACCGGGGCCGGCTATCTGATGGTCGACACGCTCGCGCCGCACTCCATCTACAACCGCCGGTGGCAGTTGCACAACGGTGCCGACCCGGACCGGATGTCGACCGTCTACAACGGAATCGACCCCGATGTCTTCCGGCCCGCCGCGACCGAGCCGGCCAACCCGACCATCGCCTTCCTCGGCCGGATCGACCCGCTGAAGGACCTGCACACCCTCATCCGGGCGTTCTCCATCGTCCGCGCGAAGATCCCGGACGCCCGGCTGCGGATGTTCGGCGAGGCGCCGGCCGACGGCCTCGAATACCTCGACAGCTGCCGGAAGCTGATCGCCGAACTCGGCCTGACCGGCGCGGCGACCCTGGAGGGCCGCGCCGGCGACCCCGTGCAGGCGTACGCCGACGGCAGCATCGTCGCGCTGACCAGCATCTCCGAGGGCTTCCCCTACACCGTGGTCGAGGCGATGGCCTGCGGGCGACCGGTGGTGGCCACCAACGTCGGCGGGGTCGCCGAGGCGATCGGCAACACCGGCATGGTGGTGCCGCCGCGCGACGCCGCCGCGGTCGCCCGGGCCTGCGTACACCTGCTGCGTGACCACCGGCTGCGGGCCCAGCTCGGCGCGCAGGCCCGGACCCGGGTGCTGGAGCACTTCACCGTCGACCAGTCGCTCGACGCCTACCGGCGCATCTACCGCGACACGCTGCTGGCGGCGGGCCGATGA
- a CDS encoding NAD-dependent epimerase/dehydratase family protein — MRALLLGGAGFIGLHLARRLVHDGHRVTIVDDFSRGRDDSDLAGLRDRPNVEIISGDLTHPATWAALPRGFDQTYLLAAVVGVRNVESDPARVVRVNSLAALHLLDWIDADTRLFFASTSEVYAGGVDLGIVPVPTAEDVPVVVADPRAPRFSYAISKLLGEAAVVHTARAKGFPAVVGRFHNVYGPRMGADHVIPELSLRALRGEDPFRVYGADQHRAFCHVDDAVEAMVRLMAVPPTGETEIVHIGNDAEETNIGDLAKLVLRTAGVDPRLDPAPAPAGAVARRCPDLSRLRALTGYEPAVTLEEGVRRTFDWYREFWPR, encoded by the coding sequence GTGAGGGCGCTGCTGCTCGGCGGTGCCGGGTTCATCGGCCTGCACCTGGCCCGTCGGCTGGTCCACGACGGCCACCGGGTGACCATCGTCGACGACTTCTCCCGGGGCCGCGACGACAGCGACCTCGCCGGCCTGCGGGACCGGCCGAACGTCGAGATCATCTCCGGCGACCTGACCCACCCGGCGACCTGGGCGGCGCTGCCGCGCGGCTTCGACCAGACCTACCTGCTCGCCGCCGTCGTCGGGGTACGCAACGTCGAGTCCGACCCGGCCCGGGTGGTCCGCGTCAACAGCCTCGCCGCCCTGCACCTGCTCGACTGGATCGACGCCGACACCCGGCTGTTCTTCGCCTCGACCAGCGAGGTGTACGCCGGCGGCGTCGACCTCGGCATCGTGCCGGTGCCGACCGCCGAGGACGTACCGGTGGTGGTCGCCGACCCGCGCGCGCCCCGGTTCAGCTACGCGATCAGCAAGCTGCTCGGCGAGGCCGCCGTGGTGCACACCGCCCGCGCCAAGGGCTTCCCGGCGGTCGTCGGCCGGTTCCACAACGTGTACGGCCCCCGGATGGGCGCCGACCACGTCATCCCGGAGCTGTCCCTGCGGGCGTTGCGCGGCGAGGACCCGTTCCGGGTGTACGGCGCCGACCAGCACCGCGCGTTCTGCCACGTCGACGACGCCGTCGAGGCGATGGTGCGGCTGATGGCCGTACCGCCGACCGGCGAGACGGAGATCGTCCACATCGGCAACGACGCCGAGGAGACCAACATCGGCGACCTCGCCAAGCTGGTGCTGCGTACGGCCGGGGTGGATCCGCGGCTCGACCCGGCGCCGGCGCCGGCGGGCGCGGTGGCCCGCCGCTGCCCCGACCTGTCCCGGCTGCGGGCGCTGACCGGCTACGAGCCCGCCGTGACCCTGGAGGAGGGGGTGCGGCGGACCTTCGACTGGTACCGGGAGTTCTGGCCGCGTTGA
- a CDS encoding endo alpha-1,4 polygalactosaminidase, which translates to MTRTRRWRRAAAVLAAAALAAGGCTGPDRTPGPVPPSGPVDSWVYQLQGYPGGRLTELARAPHRLAVIDLARDGRDDYFTADEVAALRASGKVVLAYFEIGAIETYRPEYAGLRADAGDLILNRWPDWPEEFFVRYWDQRWWDRVVRPRIDQAADAGFDGIYLDTPLAYEELDLALVPDRTREDLARAMVDLIVRIGDHARSRRPGTLVFPQNSPELREYDGYLPAIDGVGMEELFFRAADEPCDAGFCATNLDHAAALRAAGKTVLAVDYAGRADNIRAACARYRQTGFAGYVTSRDLDRISAPCA; encoded by the coding sequence TTGACCCGTACCCGACGGTGGCGGCGGGCGGCGGCGGTGCTGGCCGCCGCCGCCCTGGCCGCGGGCGGATGCACCGGACCGGACCGCACCCCCGGTCCGGTGCCCCCGTCCGGCCCGGTCGACAGCTGGGTCTACCAGCTGCAGGGCTATCCGGGCGGCCGGCTGACCGAACTGGCCCGCGCCCCGCACCGGCTGGCCGTCATCGACCTGGCCCGCGACGGCCGGGACGACTACTTCACCGCCGACGAGGTGGCGGCGCTGCGCGCCTCCGGCAAGGTCGTGCTGGCGTACTTCGAGATCGGTGCCATCGAGACCTACCGGCCGGAGTACGCCGGCCTGCGCGCCGACGCCGGCGACCTGATCCTCAACCGGTGGCCGGACTGGCCGGAGGAGTTCTTCGTCCGCTACTGGGACCAGCGCTGGTGGGACCGGGTGGTCCGGCCCCGGATCGACCAGGCGGCCGACGCCGGGTTCGACGGGATCTACCTGGACACCCCGCTGGCGTACGAGGAACTGGACCTGGCGCTGGTGCCCGACCGGACCCGCGAGGACCTGGCCCGGGCCATGGTCGACCTGATCGTGCGGATCGGCGACCACGCCCGGTCGCGGCGGCCGGGAACGCTCGTGTTCCCGCAGAACTCCCCGGAGCTGCGCGAGTACGACGGCTACCTGCCGGCGATCGACGGTGTCGGCATGGAGGAGTTGTTCTTCCGTGCCGCGGACGAACCCTGCGACGCCGGCTTCTGCGCCACGAACCTCGACCACGCCGCGGCGCTGCGCGCGGCCGGCAAGACCGTGCTCGCGGTCGACTACGCCGGCCGCGCCGACAACATCCGGGCCGCCTGCGCGCGGTACCGGCAGACCGGGTTCGCGGGTTACGTCACCAGCCGCGACCTCGACCGGATCAGCGCACCCTGCGCCTGA
- a CDS encoding spherulation-specific family 4 protein, translated as MRSVLAVTVAGVTAIGLASAVVARLYRTEPTTRAQQRIAVPAYWTPAVPAGRAMFDGLAATAPATGIVVVNGSRSAPEVPRHPAWSQTVRTLRDGGTLPLGYVDTGYFGIDFGPGAHTTRPDGAGGGGSHLAAWRAQIDRDVDDWYALYGSDGLGGIFFDQTAALCGPDGAYVELHRAIVERVRTRYPGAYVVMNPGRSTERCYAGIADTLVTFEGSYLEYLAHRPAPWEHRVPAARLWHLVYDAPDPASMHRAVTLSKRRNAGFVYVTSEVLTPDGRRHPWDRLPDDGYWRAELTAAYGRPVVPPAVPVTAAGPR; from the coding sequence ATGAGGAGCGTACTGGCGGTCACCGTCGCCGGCGTCACCGCGATCGGACTCGCGTCAGCGGTCGTCGCACGCCTGTACCGCACCGAACCGACCACCCGCGCGCAGCAACGGATCGCCGTGCCGGCGTACTGGACCCCGGCGGTCCCTGCCGGCCGGGCGATGTTCGACGGGCTCGCCGCCACCGCCCCGGCCACCGGGATCGTGGTGGTCAACGGCTCGCGCAGCGCGCCCGAGGTGCCGCGGCACCCGGCCTGGTCGCAGACCGTGCGCACCCTGCGCGACGGCGGCACGCTGCCCCTGGGCTACGTCGACACCGGCTACTTCGGAATCGACTTCGGACCCGGGGCACACACCACCCGCCCGGACGGTGCGGGCGGCGGCGGATCGCACCTCGCCGCGTGGCGGGCCCAGATCGACCGGGACGTCGACGACTGGTACGCACTGTACGGGTCGGACGGGCTCGGCGGGATCTTCTTCGACCAGACCGCCGCCCTGTGCGGGCCGGACGGCGCGTACGTCGAACTGCACCGGGCGATCGTCGAGCGGGTCCGGACCCGCTACCCGGGGGCGTACGTGGTGATGAACCCGGGGCGGTCGACGGAGCGCTGCTACGCGGGGATCGCCGACACGCTGGTCACCTTCGAGGGGTCCTATCTGGAGTACCTGGCGCACCGGCCGGCGCCGTGGGAACACCGGGTGCCCGCCGCCCGGCTCTGGCACCTGGTCTACGACGCGCCGGACCCGGCGAGCATGCACCGCGCGGTCACCCTCAGCAAGCGGCGCAACGCCGGCTTCGTGTACGTCACCAGCGAGGTCCTGACCCCGGACGGTCGGCGGCACCCGTGGGACCGGCTACCCGACGACGGGTACTGGCGGGCCGAGCTGACGGCGGCGTACGGCCGTCCGGTGGTGCCGCCGGCCGTTCCCGTCACCGCGGCCGGGCCGCGCTGA